A stretch of the Sulfurimonas sp. HSL-1656 genome encodes the following:
- a CDS encoding prepilin-type N-terminal cleavage/methylation domain-containing protein, whose product MVVRHAMTMIELIFAIVLIGIAVAGVPRMIERNNRSLESNIVDEAVFAVSAKAAQVLSFRWDDNSQNAGDLLSHSKILDVAGSGGLSRTNSIFRIGGIAENAHRRFHSAVAGPASNELSGMTTGSALTFITGGDATSATAYKKDYQLNVAASFVGDGNAAYNTGATASATYNFPNFPSPVSGTATNMKMVKIELQQNDSVTATPSWTNVATLYVYAANIGEIDYFKRTMQ is encoded by the coding sequence ATGGTAGTACGCCACGCAATGACCATGATCGAACTCATCTTTGCAATCGTACTGATCGGCATCGCGGTTGCCGGGGTGCCAAGGATGATTGAACGGAATAACAGATCACTCGAAAGCAATATCGTCGACGAGGCGGTCTTTGCCGTTTCTGCCAAAGCGGCACAGGTGCTCTCCTTCCGATGGGACGACAACTCGCAAAACGCGGGCGACCTGCTTTCGCACTCCAAGATACTGGATGTTGCCGGCAGCGGGGGTCTGAGCAGAACGAACAGCATCTTCCGTATCGGGGGGATTGCAGAGAATGCGCACCGCCGTTTCCACTCCGCGGTTGCAGGCCCGGCCTCAAATGAACTGAGCGGCATGACGACAGGGAGCGCACTCACCTTTATTACAGGAGGAGACGCCACCAGTGCCACCGCCTATAAAAAGGACTACCAGCTCAATGTCGCTGCCAGTTTTGTGGGAGACGGAAATGCCGCTTATAACACCGGGGCTACAGCCTCTGCAACATACAATTTCCCCAACTTTCCCTCTCCGGTCTCCGGAACGGCAACCAATATGAAAATGGTGAAAATCGAACTCCAGCAAAACGATTCGGTGACAGCCACACCGTCATGGACCAATGTTGCGACCCTCTATGTATACGCTGCCAACATCGGTGAAATCGACTACTTCAAAAGGACGATGCAATGA
- a CDS encoding type II secretion system protein, with protein MMHKRAFTMMELIFVIVIMGVLAKFGVDIMQQIYNNFVYSQRTNVLQAQSEAAVNQIANRLQNRIKDSVIASTLNHGAYQPLGSNTAAGSTVLEWVGIDYDGWQSLPPLWSGTIDLTDSNGTNLKSPRTSSRSGFYNGGTAAVYFLGSNVDVLSGFGWQAAAFADQSHTMHPVNVGAGQLTPAVGSFSGRDVYEFYQLANSAFAVELNGRILTLYTDYQPWDGEIYTAGTASILMENVTTFTFTKVGDIIKLQVCIGDNDLTGEGEYSLCKERTVF; from the coding sequence ATGATGCATAAACGCGCATTTACCATGATGGAGCTGATCTTTGTCATCGTTATCATGGGGGTCCTCGCCAAGTTCGGGGTAGATATTATGCAGCAGATCTACAACAACTTTGTCTACAGTCAACGTACCAACGTCCTGCAGGCCCAAAGCGAAGCCGCCGTGAACCAGATCGCCAACCGGCTCCAAAACCGTATCAAGGACTCCGTCATTGCCAGTACGCTTAACCACGGCGCCTACCAGCCCCTCGGAAGCAATACGGCTGCCGGTTCAACCGTTTTGGAGTGGGTCGGCATCGACTATGACGGCTGGCAGTCGCTCCCGCCGCTTTGGAGCGGGACTATCGACCTGACGGATTCAAATGGCACCAACCTGAAATCGCCGCGGACATCGTCACGTTCCGGTTTCTACAACGGCGGAACCGCAGCGGTCTATTTCCTCGGATCGAACGTTGATGTACTCTCCGGATTCGGCTGGCAGGCCGCCGCATTCGCGGACCAGTCCCATACGATGCACCCCGTCAATGTCGGGGCAGGACAACTCACCCCCGCCGTCGGCTCTTTCAGCGGCCGTGACGTCTATGAATTCTACCAACTGGCGAACAGCGCCTTTGCGGTCGAACTGAATGGACGTATTTTAACGCTTTATACGGATTATCAACCCTGGGACGGGGAGATCTATACGGCCGGTACCGCGTCGATCCTGATGGAAAACGTCACGACGTTTACCTTCACGAAAGTGGGTGACATCATCAAGTTGCAGGTCTGTATCGGTGACAACGATTTAACTGGGGAAGGAGAGTATTCGTTATGCAAAGAACGAACCGTCTTTTAA
- the raiA gene encoding ribosome-associated translation inhibitor RaiA, with amino-acid sequence MNISLTGRAIELTDPIKEYLQNAIGSLSKFNLDIISAQAVCAKRSIGKKQGVSVEFTINLAGKNTVVIKQSDDDMYAAIDIAIERAQKALRRMHDKISDHHHEGMNSAKTESADVKAAAEALEDDVIPVELDSYKPREVADVLEELKAGEKQFEIFLDNDGKTRVLYKRNDGRYGLY; translated from the coding sequence ATGAATATCTCACTGACCGGAAGAGCGATCGAACTGACCGATCCCATCAAAGAGTATCTGCAAAACGCGATCGGATCACTCTCGAAGTTCAACCTGGACATCATTTCGGCACAGGCGGTCTGTGCCAAGCGCAGCATCGGGAAAAAACAGGGGGTTTCGGTAGAGTTTACCATCAACCTTGCCGGCAAGAATACCGTCGTCATCAAACAGAGCGATGATGACATGTATGCCGCTATCGACATTGCGATCGAACGGGCCCAGAAGGCGCTTCGCCGTATGCATGACAAGATCAGCGATCACCATCACGAGGGGATGAACAGTGCCAAAACCGAATCGGCAGATGTGAAAGCCGCCGCAGAAGCCCTTGAAGATGATGTGATCCCGGTCGAACTCGACAGCTATAAACCGAGAGAGGTGGCCGATGTGCTCGAGGAGTTGAAAGCGGGTGAAAAGCAGTTCGAGATCTTCCTGGACAACGACGGGAAGACGCGTGTCCTCTACAAACGAAACGACGGCCGTTACGGCCTCTACTGA
- the recG gene encoding ATP-dependent DNA helicase RecG gives MQIEQADIEKFKKLGVYSAAELAILVPVRFEDRRLYPRLTEGHDQAIDATVESIHRTSRTVTITLFVHNFGHRIEGVLFNPKPYMLRFFVEGERALYYGRIDCRQGRCQMSHPQRIPEAGSLTPKYKTALRTDVMARLAARYITRESLLEEGLPPHVSDALLGLHFPQTAPQKEPTPAELYALKYAELYSYMRSLRGKRRYFDALQRLGSDWRRWAMQLPFLLTDEQTRAIEAIEADFKKPHAAKRMVVGDVGAGKTMVILAAMQMATPHRSILMAPTTILANQLYEEARKFLPEKKILLITNATPKKLPLEEADVLIGTHALLYRDLPEAALIMVDEQHRFGTAQRHRLEKLIADGARHPHYLQFSATPIPRTQAMIDSAHIDVSLITKTPFKKDITTTVIHKPDFPSLLAHIRSEIAQSHQVLIVYPLVEESENFGYQSIEEARGYWEKHFANVYVTHGKDREKEVILETFRERGDILLATTVIEVGISLPRLTTVVIVGAERLGLATLHQLRGRVSRTGLKGWCFLYTNLNESERLDAFRQTDNGFDIAALDLKYRKSGDLLKGSIQSGKKFLWADLAEDEGIVREVKTALSP, from the coding sequence ATGCAAATTGAACAGGCCGATATCGAAAAATTCAAAAAGCTCGGAGTCTACTCGGCCGCAGAACTGGCCATACTCGTCCCGGTCCGGTTCGAAGACCGCCGGCTCTATCCCAGGTTGACCGAGGGGCATGATCAGGCCATCGACGCCACCGTCGAATCTATCCACCGTACCTCTCGCACCGTTACGATCACCCTCTTTGTCCACAATTTCGGTCACCGCATCGAAGGGGTCCTTTTCAATCCGAAACCCTATATGCTCCGTTTTTTCGTCGAAGGGGAGCGGGCCCTTTATTACGGCCGCATCGACTGCAGACAGGGACGCTGCCAGATGAGCCATCCACAGCGCATCCCCGAAGCGGGCTCGCTGACACCGAAGTACAAAACGGCGCTGCGGACTGACGTGATGGCGCGTCTGGCGGCGCGCTACATCACCCGGGAGAGCCTTTTGGAAGAAGGGCTGCCGCCGCATGTCTCCGATGCGCTGCTGGGGCTCCATTTCCCCCAAACCGCGCCACAGAAGGAGCCGACACCCGCAGAGCTCTATGCACTCAAATACGCCGAACTCTACAGCTACATGCGTTCGCTCCGGGGGAAACGGCGTTACTTCGATGCCCTGCAGAGACTCGGCAGTGATTGGCGCCGCTGGGCCATGCAGCTGCCGTTTCTGCTGACCGATGAACAGACGCGGGCCATCGAGGCGATCGAAGCGGATTTTAAAAAGCCCCATGCCGCCAAGCGGATGGTCGTCGGCGATGTCGGCGCCGGCAAGACGATGGTGATCCTTGCCGCCATGCAGATGGCCACACCGCACCGCAGCATCCTCATGGCCCCGACGACCATTCTCGCCAACCAGCTTTACGAGGAGGCACGGAAATTCCTCCCGGAAAAGAAGATATTACTCATCACCAATGCCACACCGAAAAAACTGCCGCTGGAGGAAGCCGATGTCCTCATCGGGACGCATGCCCTGCTTTACCGCGACCTGCCCGAAGCCGCGCTCATCATGGTGGATGAACAGCACCGTTTCGGCACCGCGCAGCGCCACCGGCTCGAGAAGCTGATCGCCGACGGTGCCCGTCACCCCCACTACCTTCAGTTCTCCGCCACGCCCATCCCCCGGACCCAGGCCATGATCGATTCCGCCCATATCGACGTCAGTCTCATCACCAAGACCCCTTTTAAAAAGGACATTACGACCACGGTCATCCACAAACCCGATTTCCCCTCCCTGTTGGCACATATCCGCTCCGAAATCGCGCAATCGCACCAGGTGCTCATCGTCTACCCGCTGGTGGAAGAGAGCGAGAATTTCGGCTACCAGAGCATTGAAGAGGCACGGGGTTACTGGGAGAAGCATTTTGCGAACGTCTACGTCACCCACGGCAAGGACAGGGAGAAAGAGGTCATTCTTGAAACGTTCAGAGAGCGGGGGGATATCCTGCTTGCGACAACCGTCATCGAGGTCGGGATCTCCCTTCCGCGCCTGACAACTGTTGTCATCGTCGGCGCCGAACGGCTCGGGCTGGCGACCCTGCACCAGCTGCGCGGACGCGTCAGCCGCACCGGGCTCAAGGGATGGTGTTTTCTCTATACGAACCTGAACGAGAGCGAGCGACTCGACGCCTTCCGCCAAACGGATAACGGCTTCGACATTGCCGCACTTGACCTCAAATACCGCAAAAGCGGTGATCTTCTCAAAGGGAGCATCCAGAGCGGGAAGAAGTTCCTCTGGGCCGATCTGGCCGAGGATGAGGGAATTGTGCGGGAAGTCAAAACGGCGCTATCGCCCTGA
- a CDS encoding pitrilysin family protein produces the protein MAETTVEQVEVNGIEVPMIFEQDPRLPIVSMQLVFRQSGSIEDGAGAGLAKVTASMLNEGTQKRGAVGFAEALDARAIHLSVHAGTETMVFEMGSLKEEFGEAVGLLEELLTSPNLSKEALQKVKTTSVGALSRKESDFDYVANRELKAALFAGTPLATPASGTVESVKAMELKQIKSFVENHLQTSRAIVVIGGDISKADAADAARRLLGHLPKGSLERLGFYPASAAAKTELLKRKTEQAYVYFGAPFEMKVSDPEHYISRVAMFILGSGGFGSRMMEEIRVKRGLAYSAYCRANIARSSSYFFGYLQTKIASQKEAVETVREVIETFIEKGVTQEELDQAKRFLLGSEPLRVETLSQRLSRTFLEYYKGEGIGASTRELAQIETLDLATLNAFIKKHGEIEKLTFAIVTEE, from the coding sequence ATGGCTGAAACGACGGTGGAACAGGTAGAAGTAAACGGCATCGAGGTGCCGATGATATTTGAGCAGGACCCTCGGCTTCCGATCGTCTCCATGCAGTTGGTCTTCCGTCAGAGCGGTTCGATCGAGGACGGCGCCGGTGCGGGCCTGGCGAAGGTGACGGCTTCAATGCTCAACGAAGGGACGCAGAAGCGCGGCGCCGTCGGTTTTGCAGAGGCGCTCGACGCCCGGGCCATCCATCTCAGCGTGCATGCCGGGACAGAGACGATGGTCTTTGAAATGGGGTCGCTCAAAGAGGAGTTCGGCGAAGCGGTCGGTCTGCTCGAAGAGCTGCTCACTTCTCCCAACCTCAGTAAGGAAGCCCTGCAGAAGGTGAAGACGACTTCTGTCGGTGCGCTCAGCCGCAAAGAGAGTGACTTTGACTATGTTGCCAACCGCGAGCTCAAAGCGGCACTTTTTGCCGGAACACCGCTGGCTACCCCGGCTTCCGGGACGGTTGAGAGTGTCAAGGCCATGGAACTCAAACAGATCAAATCGTTTGTCGAAAATCATCTCCAGACGTCACGTGCCATCGTGGTGATCGGCGGGGATATTTCCAAGGCGGACGCCGCTGATGCCGCGCGCCGTCTGCTGGGGCACCTGCCGAAGGGTTCACTGGAGCGCCTCGGGTTCTACCCGGCCAGCGCAGCCGCAAAGACGGAGCTGCTCAAACGCAAGACGGAACAGGCCTACGTCTATTTCGGCGCACCTTTTGAGATGAAAGTCAGCGACCCCGAGCATTACATCAGCCGCGTGGCGATGTTCATCCTTGGCAGCGGCGGCTTCGGCAGCCGGATGATGGAGGAGATCCGTGTCAAGCGCGGGTTGGCCTACTCTGCATACTGCCGCGCCAATATCGCCCGTTCGAGCAGCTACTTCTTCGGGTACCTACAGACCAAGATCGCTTCGCAGAAAGAGGCGGTAGAAACGGTGCGGGAAGTGATCGAAACGTTCATCGAGAAGGGGGTGACCCAGGAGGAGCTCGATCAGGCGAAGCGCTTCCTGCTCGGTTCCGAACCGCTGCGTGTCGAGACACTCTCCCAGCGCCTTTCGCGCACCTTCCTGGAGTACTACAAGGGGGAGGGCATCGGTGCTTCCACCCGCGAACTCGCGCAGATCGAAACGCTCGACCTTGCCACGCTCAATGCCTTCATCAAAAAGCATGGGGAGATCGAGAAGCTTACCTTCGCGATTGTGACGGAGGAGTAA
- a CDS encoding dehypoxanthine futalosine cyclase, whose protein sequence is MSRLTKEEAVDLIRNADLKTLGKLATARKKELHPKGVTTFVVDRNINYTNICWVDCKFCAFYRHEKDEDAYVLTYDEIDAKIEELLEIGGTQILFQGGVHPKLKIEWYEDLVEHIHTKYPQITIHGFSAIEIDFIAKVSRISVEEVLTRLKAKGLSSIPGAGAEILNDRVRDIIAPRKIDADVWIDIHRKAHKLGIKSTATMMYGTMETDEEIVEHWEMVRRLQDETGGFRAFIMWSFQGENTKLLAEFPDMKKHSANRYLRLLAVSRLFLDNVPNLQSSWVTQGPYIGQMALQFGANDLGSTMMEENVVRSAGAGFRMAKDEMVRLIRDIGETPAIRNTAYETLELFA, encoded by the coding sequence ATGAGCAGACTCACAAAAGAAGAAGCGGTTGATCTGATCCGCAATGCCGATCTCAAAACCCTCGGAAAGCTTGCAACTGCCCGTAAAAAGGAGCTGCATCCCAAAGGGGTGACGACCTTCGTCGTCGACCGCAATATCAACTATACGAACATCTGCTGGGTCGACTGCAAATTCTGCGCCTTCTACCGTCATGAGAAGGATGAAGATGCGTATGTCCTCACCTACGACGAGATTGATGCCAAGATCGAAGAGCTGCTGGAAATCGGCGGAACGCAGATCCTTTTCCAGGGCGGCGTCCACCCGAAACTGAAGATCGAATGGTATGAGGATCTTGTCGAGCATATCCATACGAAATATCCGCAGATCACCATTCACGGATTTTCAGCCATCGAGATCGACTTTATCGCCAAGGTGTCGCGTATCAGCGTCGAGGAGGTGCTGACCCGTCTCAAGGCAAAGGGGCTCTCTTCCATTCCCGGTGCAGGGGCGGAGATCCTCAACGACCGCGTCCGCGACATCATCGCACCGCGCAAGATCGATGCCGACGTCTGGATCGATATCCACCGCAAGGCGCACAAGCTCGGCATCAAGTCCACGGCGACGATGATGTACGGCACGATGGAGACGGACGAAGAGATCGTCGAGCATTGGGAGATGGTCCGCCGCCTTCAGGACGAGACGGGCGGTTTCCGCGCCTTTATCATGTGGTCGTTCCAGGGGGAGAATACGAAGCTGCTGGCGGAGTTCCCCGATATGAAAAAGCATTCGGCGAACCGGTATCTCCGCCTGCTGGCGGTATCACGCCTCTTCCTGGACAATGTCCCGAATCTGCAGAGTTCCTGGGTGACCCAGGGACCTTATATCGGGCAGATGGCACTGCAGTTCGGTGCGAACGACCTGGGATCGACGATGATGGAAGAGAACGTCGTCCGCAGTGCGGGGGCGGGTTTCCGCATGGCCAAAGACGAAATGGTCCGTCTCATCCGTGACATCGGCGAGACCCCGGCGATCCGGAACACGGCGTATGAAACCCTGGAGCTTTTTGCGTGA
- the nusB gene encoding transcription antitermination factor NusB encodes MATRHHARMAVVSLLYAYDLGNGAIADHTDEILEEKKIRNKQKDFALTLFDGVMAHLEEVDTAIVKHLKEWDFDRLGSIERATLRLGAYETLYSDLDSAVVINEAIEVAKAFGTEQSPKFINGVLDAIAREKAAS; translated from the coding sequence ATGGCGACACGTCACCACGCCCGTATGGCCGTCGTCAGTCTGCTGTATGCCTATGACCTTGGAAACGGGGCGATTGCCGATCACACCGACGAGATCCTCGAGGAGAAAAAGATCCGCAACAAGCAGAAGGATTTCGCACTGACGCTTTTTGACGGGGTGATGGCCCATCTCGAAGAGGTGGACACGGCGATTGTCAAACACCTTAAAGAGTGGGATTTTGACCGCCTCGGCTCCATCGAGCGTGCGACACTCCGCCTGGGTGCCTATGAGACGCTCTACAGCGACCTGGACTCCGCCGTCGTGATCAACGAGGCGATCGAAGTCGCCAAAGCGTTCGGTACGGAGCAGTCTCCCAAATTCATCAACGGCGTGCTCGATGCGATCGCCAGAGAAAAAGCCGCTTCCTAA
- the ribE gene encoding 6,7-dimethyl-8-ribityllumazine synthase, which yields MKIIEGNLQVRPGKKVAIIAARFNHLITDRLVEGAKDAYARHGGDEAELDLVLVPGAFELPMATERLLASGRYDAVCALGAVIRGATPHFDYVSAEATKGIATVSLKYAKPVAFGLLTTDTIEQAIERAGTKAGNKGFEAMTTVIEMLNLYAEIEA from the coding sequence ATGAAAATCATCGAAGGAAATCTGCAGGTACGTCCGGGCAAGAAAGTCGCCATTATCGCGGCACGTTTCAACCATCTCATCACGGACCGCCTGGTCGAAGGGGCGAAAGATGCCTATGCCCGCCACGGCGGCGACGAAGCGGAGCTGGACCTCGTCCTGGTCCCGGGCGCGTTTGAACTGCCGATGGCAACGGAACGCCTGCTCGCCAGCGGCCGGTACGACGCCGTCTGTGCGCTCGGTGCCGTCATCCGCGGCGCCACACCGCACTTTGATTATGTCTCGGCGGAAGCAACCAAAGGGATTGCGACGGTGTCACTGAAATACGCCAAACCGGTCGCCTTCGGTCTGCTGACGACCGATACCATCGAACAGGCGATCGAACGTGCCGGTACGAAGGCGGGGAACAAAGGTTTCGAAGCCATGACGACGGTCATCGAAATGCTCAACCTCTACGCGGAGATCGAAGCGTAA
- the kdsA gene encoding 3-deoxy-8-phosphooctulonate synthase, producing the protein MILMSGPCVIESEASLFRIAEALQPYHEDARFDFYFKASFDKANRTSLESYRGPGLEEGLRLLQKVKDTFGYKIVTDVHESYQVAPTAEVADIIQIPAFLCRQTDLLVAAANTDRIVNIKKGQFMNPSDMRYSVLKVLKTRGCDEVSYENAQKHKVLLTERGSSFGYGNLVVDMRSPVIMREFAPVVFDATHSVQMPGSGGGKTGGDSSMVPYLAKAAAAVGVDGFFFETHFDPSCALSDGPNMITLEGLKQLTESLLAIEACSR; encoded by the coding sequence ATGATTTTGATGTCGGGCCCCTGCGTTATCGAAAGCGAAGCATCGCTTTTCCGCATCGCCGAGGCGCTGCAGCCCTATCATGAGGATGCACGCTTCGACTTCTACTTCAAGGCGAGCTTTGACAAGGCGAACCGTACCTCGCTTGAAAGCTACCGCGGACCGGGGCTCGAGGAGGGACTTCGTCTCCTGCAGAAGGTAAAAGATACCTTCGGCTACAAGATCGTCACCGACGTGCACGAATCGTATCAGGTGGCACCGACGGCGGAAGTGGCCGATATCATCCAGATCCCCGCTTTCCTCTGCCGCCAGACCGATCTGCTCGTGGCCGCAGCCAATACGGACCGGATCGTCAACATCAAGAAGGGGCAGTTCATGAACCCCTCGGATATGCGCTATTCGGTGCTCAAAGTCCTCAAAACCCGCGGCTGCGATGAGGTGAGTTACGAGAATGCGCAAAAGCACAAGGTCCTTCTCACCGAACGCGGTTCGAGTTTCGGATACGGCAACCTTGTCGTCGACATGCGTTCACCGGTCATCATGCGCGAATTCGCGCCCGTCGTCTTTGATGCGACGCATTCGGTCCAGATGCCCGGCAGCGGCGGCGGCAAGACCGGCGGCGACAGTTCGATGGTGCCGTACCTGGCGAAGGCGGCCGCGGCCGTCGGTGTCGACGGGTTCTTTTTCGAAACCCATTTCGACCCCTCTTGTGCCCTGAGCGACGGTCCCAATATGATTACGCTCGAGGGCCTGAAACAGCTGACGGAGAGTCTGCTGGCGATCGAGGCCTGCAGCCGTTAG
- a CDS encoding TerB family tellurite resistance protein produces MGSLIFYLGVGLFLMWVFRSYGRYQYRTNAAGHAPLHSEALRNSELGLFVALMAKVAKADGRVDTLEAELVGNTFTDIANTFPNAEAVREELKAIFNREKEQRFNADAIAQRLAYATVHHPQQRLGMFSFLVNLAFVDGELSHSEENLLIKIAAFLKIAPEQVETIMAQFAQIYKTGPTRTGLKEAYALLGAAEGESMESIKKKYRALVKQYHPDLMKAKGADEAYMAEATQKMQQINAAYETIKASR; encoded by the coding sequence TTGGGATCACTGATCTTTTACCTGGGTGTCGGCCTCTTCTTGATGTGGGTTTTCCGTAGTTACGGTCGCTATCAGTACCGCACGAACGCGGCGGGGCATGCTCCCCTGCATTCCGAGGCGCTGCGTAACTCCGAGCTGGGGCTTTTTGTCGCGCTGATGGCGAAGGTGGCCAAGGCCGATGGGCGGGTCGATACCCTTGAGGCGGAACTGGTCGGTAACACCTTTACGGATATCGCCAACACTTTTCCAAATGCCGAAGCGGTTCGCGAGGAACTCAAAGCGATATTCAACCGTGAAAAGGAGCAGCGCTTCAATGCCGATGCGATCGCACAGCGGCTCGCCTATGCTACGGTGCACCATCCGCAGCAGCGGCTCGGGATGTTCTCTTTCCTCGTCAATCTTGCCTTCGTCGACGGCGAGCTCAGCCACAGCGAAGAGAATCTGCTGATCAAGATTGCGGCCTTTCTGAAGATTGCGCCGGAGCAGGTCGAGACGATCATGGCGCAGTTCGCGCAGATCTACAAAACGGGCCCGACCCGTACCGGACTGAAAGAGGCCTATGCCCTGCTGGGCGCAGCAGAGGGTGAATCGATGGAGAGCATCAAGAAAAAGTACCGTGCGCTGGTGAAACAGTACCACCCCGATCTCATGAAAGCCAAAGGCGCGGACGAGGCGTATATGGCGGAAGCAACGCAGAAGATGCAGCAGATCAATGCTGCCTATGAAACGATCAAGGCCTCCCGCTAG
- a CDS encoding phosphoribosyltransferase family protein, with translation MYYYSYEAFEADMRSLLPECRAYAPDLIVALARGGMMGAQLLGYGLDVRNIALLRVASYDDDSQREGVTIEGDCPEEAAQRILIVDDIVDSGKTLQQVKAYLQERFPVSTIKCAAPWYKPAACEQPDFTCREATEWIEFFWDRFSE, from the coding sequence ATGTATTATTACAGCTATGAGGCTTTCGAGGCGGATATGCGTTCCCTGCTGCCGGAGTGTCGCGCGTATGCACCGGATCTGATCGTGGCGCTTGCCCGCGGCGGCATGATGGGGGCGCAACTGCTCGGCTATGGTCTGGATGTTCGGAACATCGCCCTGCTGCGGGTGGCGTCATACGACGATGATTCCCAGCGTGAAGGAGTCACCATCGAGGGGGATTGTCCCGAGGAGGCGGCCCAGCGCATCCTGATCGTCGACGATATTGTTGATTCGGGCAAAACGCTGCAGCAGGTCAAAGCGTATCTGCAGGAACGCTTCCCCGTCAGCACGATCAAATGTGCTGCACCGTGGTATAAACCCGCCGCCTGTGAACAGCCCGACTTCACCTGCCGGGAAGCGACGGAGTGGATCGAGTTCTTCTGGGACCGTTTCAGTGAGTAG
- a CDS encoding putative metal-binding motif-containing protein has protein sequence MQRMKEKGIVLLAAIALLTGGCKVESETDTGTGGGGGGGGTVVIAAFPTAVDGFEGSSGDNAPDHPSSMLVDQGLQTRTIYPQGDEDWVQVALEVGKTYEIFATNLNYTADTVIELYKSDGTTLVASNDNFLDFDSNIEQVPITQTGNYLIRVYSFYPYDTASYQLGVRVFVDGDNDGYSATYDCNDSNNAVYPYAAEIAGNGIDEDCSGADAPSGSDGFEPDGTLGGATTIYSTEGAVGEIIYHHTLYSLAHTINPGSDTDYYKVTLPPYGAAYIVDYSQGPAGIAMALLDDGGASTGISGVKAAGGYIEMSTPDAGAIAAAQTYYLEVVSGDGTSTTWYAPAMIPIGTDSDGDGFYTKDWSPDCDDTNDQIFPGATERPLDPKDWDCDGDPTS, from the coding sequence ATGCAAAGGATGAAAGAGAAAGGCATCGTACTGCTGGCCGCGATTGCACTGTTGACCGGGGGCTGCAAGGTCGAGAGTGAAACGGATACAGGGACAGGCGGTGGCGGCGGCGGGGGCGGCACCGTTGTCATCGCCGCCTTCCCGACAGCCGTCGACGGCTTTGAAGGCAGCTCCGGCGATAATGCCCCGGACCATCCCAGCAGTATGCTCGTTGATCAGGGGCTGCAGACGCGCACCATCTATCCGCAGGGGGATGAGGACTGGGTACAGGTGGCCCTGGAAGTCGGCAAGACCTACGAAATTTTTGCCACCAACCTGAACTATACGGCCGATACCGTTATCGAACTCTACAAATCTGACGGGACGACGTTGGTGGCTTCGAATGATAATTTTCTTGACTTTGACAGCAACATCGAACAGGTACCGATTACGCAAACGGGCAATTATCTGATCCGCGTCTACTCCTTTTACCCGTACGATACGGCCAGCTACCAACTCGGGGTGAGGGTGTTTGTCGACGGCGACAATGACGGCTACTCCGCGACGTATGACTGCAACGACAGCAACAATGCCGTCTACCCTTATGCAGCAGAAATCGCCGGCAACGGGATTGATGAGGATTGTTCGGGGGCGGATGCCCCCTCGGGGAGTGACGGTTTTGAGCCTGACGGCACGCTTGGGGGCGCGACAACGATCTACAGCACCGAAGGTGCGGTCGGCGAGATCATCTACCACCATACCCTCTATTCCCTGGCCCATACGATCAATCCCGGCAGTGACACCGATTATTACAAAGTGACACTTCCGCCGTATGGCGCCGCCTATATCGTGGATTACTCACAGGGACCCGCCGGGATAGCGATGGCGCTGCTTGATGACGGCGGCGCATCTACAGGGATCTCAGGCGTGAAGGCAGCCGGCGGTTATATTGAGATGAGTACGCCTGATGCCGGAGCGATTGCGGCCGCCCAGACCTACTATCTTGAAGTCGTATCCGGAGACGGGACGTCGACGACCTGGTATGCCCCGGCAATGATCCCCATCGGGACGGACAGTGACGGTGACGGGTTTTATACGAAAGACTGGTCTCCCGACTGCGACGACACGAACGATCAGATCTTCCCCGGTGCAACGGAACGCCCGCTGGACCCGAAAGACTGGGACTGCGACGGGGACCCGACCTCATAG